The Stigmatella aurantiaca DW4/3-1 genome contains the following window.
CAGCCGCTTCCGGCGGCTCGTCCTGGTGGGTGCCTCCCCCCGCTACCTCAATGATCCCGCCGAGGACTACTTCGGTGGCTCCGAACAGCCGCAACTGGACGCGATGTATGCCACCCTGTCTTCCCAATTCGATGCATGGGTGACGAGCCTCGCCACCGCGTCCATTCCCGGAAGGCCCGAGCTGATCCGGGAGTTCTCCCGAAGCCTTCATGCGATGCGCCCAGACATCGCCCTGTCCCTGTTCCGAACCATCTTGCAGTCAGACCACCGCGCGGAGTTGTCCCAGCTGAAGCTGCCCGCGCTCATCGTCCAGACCGCGGAAGACTTCATCGTGCCTGAAGCGGTGGCCAAATACATGGTCCGCCGCCTCCCCCATGCGCGCTGGGCGCCCCTGGAGGGCGTGGTGGGGCACAATCCCCACCTGACGGTCCCCGAGACGCTGAACAAGGTCATCGACGCCTATCTCGCCTCGGCCCCCTGAGTCCCTCGGGGAGTTCCCTCCACTCGCGCGAACTCCCCGGCGGGCGCCTGCCTAATGAGCTGCAGCTTGTCGAGTTAAGGGACAAGCCTGCATGGGCGAAGTAGGCGCGCAGGGTGGCGGGACAGTGCTGGAGCCGCCGAAATTCTCTGCGTGCCTGTCGGCGCAGTTCCTCGATGTTCTCGGGCAATGCGTTGAGCAGAGCCTTCTTCACACTCGCATTGCATTGCTCCTCGGGATTGAGGTCTGGGCTGTAGGAGGGAAGAAAGTGCACGCGGAAGTCCTGCAGGTGCTGCTGCAGGAAGCGCTTCACGTCCGCCGCGCGGTAGGCCTGCAGCCAGTTCCACACCAACCACACAGGCCGACCGCCCAGCCTGCGGTACAAGTAACGTAGGAAGGCAACGACGTCAGAGCCGTGCACGCTGCCCTCGATATGCCGGGCGACTAGGTGTGGGCGCTCGCCTGGGCGAAGCGGTGCGGTGAGAACGACGATGCTCGTCACCTCCCGCCGGTATCTCTCCACCCGGTGCAGGACGGGGGCGTGGGCTACCAGCGCCCACGTGCTGCCTACGCGGGCCCGAAACGAATGACCTGTCTTGTCCAAGAGGGCAAGCACTGCCCCGCTTCGGCGAGCCCCTTTTTGACGCGTGGCCAGTCGTGCCGCAGCCATGCCTGCACGAGTGCCTCATCCCGCTCACGTGCATAGGTAAGCGGCCGCTGCGGGCTGAAGCCCAGGCGGTGCAGCGGGTTGCCCAGATCGTTGGGCTGGTAGTGCACCCCGTAGCGGCGCTGGATGACATGCGCGATGCGCCGCAGCGTCCAACGCTCTGTGGGAAAGCCTGCCGCGAGCGCACCCGCACGTAGGGTAGCTGCCACCTGCTGCCGCTGCGTAGCCGTCAGGCGTGGGGGGCACCCCAGATGTCTGTGTGCATGCAGCGCGCGCAGGCCACCCGAACGCAGGCGCGCGGCCCACTTGCTCACGGCTGCCTCGGTCACACTCAATTCCCGCGCGATGCACGCCTGCGGCACGCCGCGGCGCAGCACACGTGCTGCTTCAAAGCGTCGCTCCTGCTTCTGCCCGGCCGAGAGTCGTTGAGGTTGCCAGGCCATGAGAAGTGTACCTCCTCACGCACTCAACAACCCCTCCAGCACAAACGTACGACACAGAAAGTCAGCCCAATCCACCCTTGGCGCTCGCACCTTCTTCGGCTCCTGCCTCGCAGGTGCCAACGGCGGCGCGCTGACCTCTTGCGGCCTGGGTTCCTCTACCTCCTCTGGCCTCGGCCACGCTTGGGGGAACTCAGCGCACGGTCCGGTGGCCTATCCGCGTCGAGGTGGCGGTCTGCTCTGACTCAGGCGAGGCCATCGGCACGGTCTTCACGGGCTGGGCTCCTGCCTCGAGCGCCCGTTCGACCTCGACGTCCGTGCCATCCTCCGCGATCACCTCGCGGAGCTGCTGAAACTCTGAACACCACGCGGTCTCCATGTCCCTGTCGCGGTCGGTGGTTCGAGGCGCGCTGGGCCTGTCAGAGCCGACCAGCCTTATCTGGACTCGCGTCGCATCCGCTGGAGCCCCGATCTCCACGCCGTAGTCAGTCGCCCCAGGCTTCCGTACGACGATGCGCCCCTCCTTCGGCCAGGCCACCTCCATCGACTCGCGCACCTCGTAGCCCAGCGCGGTCAGGCCTTCGAGAACCGCACGGCGCCTGGCGGCCGCAGCCAGCTCCCGCTGCTCCACCTCCAGCGTGGACCGCGCCTCCCGAAGCAGTCCTTCCAAGTCCTCCTGGTGGCTGCCGTCCAGCGTCTCGCTGATACGAGCGCCGAGCGCCAGCGCCGAGGGCGTGCCGAGCGCCGACAGTCCGCACCGCACTTCCCGGAGGCTCGAAGCCGTGGTCTCACGTGCTTGCCGTGCGCGCACATGCGCGCTGACCTCCAGCATGAGGGAATCGGTCAAGAGCGCCCGGCGTCCCTCCTGAGTCTCTTGGAAGATGGCGGCGGCCCGCTCGAGGAAGGGCCGCGCCACCTCGGCATCCTCCAGGGCCTCGATCTCCGCGAGCAGCTTCTGGAGGCGGGCGCTGGAAGCATTGGGCGTCGGCTGGGGCTGTGCCGCCAGCCACTCGTCGAAGCGCTGGCCCACCTCTCCGGCATTCAGACGCGCGGCCAATTCTCGCTGAGATGCCGAAGCCCCCAGCTGGGGGGGGGGCACGAGCTGCTGGAAGGCCTCGTTGAGCGCGCGTTGCATCCTCGCGAGTGTCGCCTCGTCCGCCGAGTGGGCCCTCTCCGCGACCTCTTGGAGGCTCGCCGGAGGTGACCGCCCAGCCTCCACGAGTTCCGCCAGGAGGGTGCGGGCGGCGCCTCCCATTCGCTCACGCCGGGTCCGCGCGGCCTCGGCGGCCGCTACGGCTTGCGCTCGGATCCGGTCGCGCTCGGATGCCAGGAACGCGATCTCGGCGGGGATCTGCTTTTGCAGTGCCGTCCACGCTTCTTCTTGAAACAGGCGCGTCATGCGCGAGCGTCTCTGCTCCAGGCTGGCTTCGAACCCCGCATCGAGCGCTCCGTGGCGCCTGGCGCAACGCCGCAGTTCCTCGAGTGCTTCTTCGAGGAGCTGCAATTGCCGCCGCGCCATGGCCTCGATTTCCTCACGCGTGACGATCCGGACGACTTTGGGCCCGCTCATGACGGTCTTTCCTCACCCGAGTGCTGCTTGGATGGCATCCCGGAGCCGCTGCTGCTCCTGCTCCGGGTGGTGGTACCAGGCATGCGACGACACCCGATGGACCTTGGGGATGGCGCGGGCGAGCACTCCCGGCCGCCAGATCTCCCGCGCACGTGCGCGCTCCAGCAGTTCATGGCAAGGCGCATCGCACTCGATGGCAATGCCGAACAGCCCCGTTCGGGGATCCACGATGGCGAAGTCGAGTCCGAAGGCATCGTCATCGTCTCTCGGGACGGCTTCGTGGCCGAGCTTTCGGATGTAGCCCGCGACGGCGGTGGCGAACCCGTCAGGAGGGCGCTTCTTCGCGCGCTGGGAGCCCATCTCGGTGGAGAGCCGCTCCGTCGCGCCGCGCACCAGCTCGAGCTCCCCCGCGCTGAGCTTCTGTGCGTAGTCGAGGTACGCCTGCAGGTAGTCACGAGGTTTATCCGGCGCACGCCTGCTCGCCAGCATGTCCGACACCTCACCCACCGGAATGGAGGTGACGAGGATCACCCGCTCACGGGCCCGCGTCACCGCCACGTTGAGGCGCCGCTCACCACCCGCCTGACCCAGCACACCGAAGTTGCGCCGGAACGACTTGTTCTTGTCGCGTCCGAAGGTCGTGCTGAAGACGATGATGTCGCGCTCATCTCCCTGCACGTTCTCCACGTTCTTCACGAAGAAGCCCATGTCCTCGCCGTCCTGCACTCGGTCCCGCTCGGCCTGGTAGGCATGCTGGAATTCGGTATCTTTCTCCGCGCGCTGCTCGAGGACCTCCTCGACCAGATCCGCCTGCTTGCGGTTGAAGGTGACGACGCCGATGCTCGGCCGTTTCTCGGCGGGGGCCTTCCACAGCTTGGCAAGCAGCTCGACGACGCTTCGTGCCTCCGCTTCGTTCGTCTGTTCCGAGTAGACGCCGTCGACCCGGAGCACCTCGACGGGACGCACGCGCCGGATCTCCGTCTCGGGATGGCGGGCGGGCACGCTGAGGCGGTTGCCATAGAAGGCGGCGTTCGAATAGCCGATCAGCTCCCGATACTTCGACCGGTAGTGGATCTGCAGCGTGGTGGAGGGCAGCACGCCTCGGCCCAATTGGAGCAGGTCCGGGCAGTCCTTCACTTCGCGGCGGTTCCAGGTCTCCTCGTGCGCGGTCCGCTCGGCCTCCGTGGCCGCCTCGTCGAGCTCTTCCCCGTCGAACTCCTCGTCCTCGTCGCCGTCGATGCGGCTGGAGAAGAAGCTCGTCGGAGGCATCTGCTTCTCGTCTCCGCTGATGACGGCGCGGCCGGCGCGGAACAAGGTGGGGACGGCGTGCTCGACGGGCATCTGAGAGGCTTCGTCATAGATAACGAGATCGAAGAGCCGGGCCTTGAGTGGAAGCAGGCGGCTGGCCACGTCCGGGTTCATGAGCCAGATGGGACGCAGGTGCATAAGCCCCAGGTCGACCCCTTGATCAAGAACCTCCCGCAACCGCTTCATCCGAGGTCCGCGCAGCCGCGTAATGCTGTCCCAAGCGGCAGCGGAGCCCAGACGTGAGCGGTCGAAATCGATCGCCAGAAGCTGCCGGTTGAGCTCGCGCATCTGCTGGTCGCACTCCGCGAGTTTCTTCACGCGGGTTTCGAGCTCCTGTCGCTCGAGCAACAGCTCGGGCCGCGCTTGCTCCATCCGCAACTTCCAGCCCAGGAGCGCCTCCCGGCGGATGATGCGGCGCACCTGCTCCTCCAGTGCCTCTGTTGGCAGGGCCCTCAGCGCGCTCTCCACGCCGCGCAGGGCCGCGAACACCGCCAGCGCGTCTGGAGGGAGCCCCTTGGCGCGGACGCGGAAGCGTTGAAACGCCTCGAGCGTCCCCAACTCCTGGACGATTCCCAAGAGGTTGTCGGGAGCTGCCCGTCCGTGCGCAATGCCTCGCTCACAGTCTGCGATCCAGCCTTCCTGGAACCATTGGGCGAGGGAGTTGAGTGCGGCGCGGCTCCGCGCGCGGGCAGCGTGCCTCGTGAAGGCGGCGTCAAAAGCTCCTTGGAGTCGACGGTAGCCTTCCATCTCCCCCGAGCGTGCCATCTCCTCGGCCTCCGCCGGGCGAGGGCATGCGCGTACCGCGGCGATAGCGGTCTGCACCGGTCGCAGCAGGGTCAAGAGGTCCTCGACCTCGCGGCGCAGCATGCGAAGGGACGATGGATCTTGATGGGCCTCCAGCCACAGAGACTCCCGGACTTCGGCGACCGCGCGGCGGCTCGTCCGAAGTCGGAGCTCCAGGGCAAACGACTGCCGCAGCGCGGCCATGCGCGGCTCTGTCGGCTCCTCGCCATGGCTGACAAGAAAAGCGCGCAAGCGTCGGCGCCGCTGCCAGCGACTTGGGTTGAGGCGGCCCCAGAAGGAGGCCTCGGCCGTCGCGTGCTTCGCGGTCTCGTGCCACTCCCGGAGCTCCCCTGGCGGCAGCGCCGAGAGGACGTTGAACAAGGCGCCGTCATGATCGCGCTCATCAAGCCGACCGAGGGCGTCTGCTTCCTTCTCGAGCGAGTCAATGGCCTCGACTCCGGGGATCGCGCCGTCCCGTCTCGGGGTGAAGAGCTCGAACCACTCGGCAAGCTGAGTTCGTAGCTTGGTGGGCATCGCCTCGAACATCCGCCCATGCTGATCGAGCCATTCACGGAGGGGGCGTGGATCGTCGACGTCGAATCTGTGGGGCTGAGCCAGGACATCGCGGCGCTCTGTCTCTGTCTGGACGAAGCGCTTGAACTCTCGCAGGAACGCGTCGATCACTCCTTGATCGGCAGGAAAGTCGGAGAGCACCCCGAGCGGACTGCCTTCGTACCGGGAGCCGAGCCACAATGAAGCAAGGGGACCACAGACCTCCTCGAGCCGAGAGATCGTCTCGTGATCGAGCTTCGCCAGCTGCAGTCGCAGGCTCGGCACGTTGACACGGTTGCCTTCCGCCTCCAGTCCCACCAGCTCGCCCAGGAGGCTCCTGTAACTGAGGCCCGTCACGCCATCAACCGCGTGGAGCGCCTCGTGGTGACGGTCTACTTCCGCTTCCAGAGTCTCGATTCTTCCCGCCGACCCCGCACGCTGTTTGCGCAGCGCGGCCGCATGAGCAGGGTCGGCCTTCCGGATGGCCTCCTCCTGTTCGCGTAGCGCGCGGACGATGGGCTCCCGGTCGCGGTTGATGTCGACGACCACGAAGAGGCGCTCCTTGAGCCCCTCGGCGGCAAGCCGCTTCTCCACCACCCGGAGGGCTGCCTGCTTCTGGCACACGACGAGGACGGACTCGCCCCTGCCGATCGCATCCGCCACGATGTTGACGATGGTCTGGCTCTTTCCCGTGCCGGGAGGCCCTTCCACGAGCAGGCCCGGCGCGGTGCGGGCCCGGAGAACAGCAGCCTCCTGAGAGGGATCGCTCTCGACCGTGAGGAACCGCTCGCGCTCCGGAACCGCTCCGAGCGGCGTGCTCACGGGAGGCTCCGCCGAGACGCGAAGCGCCGTCTCCAGCCCCGTGCCCGCGGGGGGCATGCGGCGCATCTGCCGGAGGTCCTCGCTCAGCGATTGGCCCGTGAACTCGGCGTTGAAGAGCGCGGCGGAGCAGGCGATCTCGCGTGCCCCTGCGGGCAACTGCAGGTCCTTACCTGGGAGGCGGGTCAGCTTCCGCGCGCGAGGCACCGCGAGCGCGCCAAAGATATCCATCACCTCACCCACTCCGATGGAGGGGCGCTCCAAGAGCTCATTCCGCGCGGTCTTCCACTTCGCGAACTCCGCCGCATCGAGGAGTCCCTCGATCGCTGGGTTGAGGCGGACCTCCTCTCGCTCACGATCGAAGGCGAGCGTCGCCACCCGGCCACCCGCTGGGAGTTCGAGGGCGATGGGCCACAACAAGATGGGGACGAGCCGGGGTGCGGCGCTCGAGGAGGTCGCGCGGGTGGGCCGCATGACTAGAAAGGGAAAACCGAGGTAGCGCCCGTCGATGCCCGTGTCGCGGCGGAACATCAGCGCGTGGTTGACCAGCCTCCGCATGCGGCCCTCGACAGGGCCGGTCGCCAGTGGCTCTGGGTCCAGGGAGACGAATGAGTCGGAGCGCCCGAGCACATGCTGGAGCAGCGCTTCCGCTGGGCGAGCGGCCGTCCCCAATTCCGCTAAGTCCACCCGTGGCGTGGTCTTGCCCAGGACGAACCGGGCCAGCGGTCCCCGTTGGACTGATCCCGCGACGCGCTTCTCGAAGAGTTCGAGCAGATTCGCGACGTAGTGCTGCTTCGGAGGCTCCTTCCACGCTTCGCGGGGGACAGCGAGGAGGACGACCGCGCGCTCCAGGGGCATGCGCCGCTCGACCCGGAACGTATCCGCCCACTCGTCGACTCGCGCGATGCCGCAGCGCGCGAAGTTGGCGGTCCTCGCATCCACCTCCGCGAACACGTCTCGCCGGGGACGCACCAGCCACGCCTCCACCTCGGCCTTGTCGAGCGTGACGCTCGTACGTTGCGCCAGCTCCGTGGCACGCTCAACCAGCAACCCCAGCGAGTTGAACTGTTGCGTGCTCGCGCTGACGAGGAGGATGAGCTCCTCGTCGGTGAGCCGGGTCCGCTCGACGATGGAAGCGAGCCCTGCATGGTCGGTGTCGGGATAGAGCCGCCTGAGTGCCGCGCGCTCGGCTTCCAGGTTCGCACGGGAGGACGCCAGCAGCGCCACGCGAATGCGATCCTCATCGAGATCGATCTTGAGGAGCCCGGCCCGCTCGCGCACGGCCTCGGCGCGCACCCTCATCCGGACGAGCCAGGGCTCACGGCCCATCTGCTCGAGGTGGCGTGAGACCTTTCCGGTCACGAGGGCATATCCCTCCTCGGGGTGCATGAGCAGCCATGCGGGAGTCACGATGTCACCCATCCACGTAAGCGGCAGGGAAGGGTTCATCGCCATGAGGACGAGCGCATGGCGGAAGTCCTCCGAGAGCGCCTCATCCGAGGCCAGCTGGCGGACCTGCGAGCGTAGCTTCGGGTCTGCGCCGCGCTCTTCGAGCCAGGTGCTCACGGCGCCGCGGAGGGTGAAGGTACGTGCTTCCTCCCAGTTGTGGGCCTCCGCCGCCGCCAGCGCGAAAAGCTCGGGTCGGCTGAAGACTTTCTCTTGAAGACGGAGGGTGGGCCCCTGGGGTTCTTCCGACGAGGCGGCCCCATTCTCCGAGGCCTCGACGGGCTCGCCCGCCAGCCACGCTTGCACCTGGGGCCAGGACCAGCGCTTCAGTGGGTCTCGCGTGAGGAGTCCGCGCAGGAGGAGCCGGAGCGATGGGTCGAGTTCGGCGGGCACATCGACGCCGCGGGTCACGACGTGAAGCTGGAACGCCCGGTCGTCCACCCCGGTGAAGCAGGCGCCCGCGGTGGCCTGCTCGAGGAGGATCAGTCCCAAGCTCCACCAGTCGCTGGCGGCGCTGACGGCACCCACGATGGACTCGGGGGCCGAGTAGCGCGTCAGCCGCAAGGGAGCCACCGACTCGAGATCGAAGTCCGAGAGCCGGGCCGAGCCAAAGTCCGTGATGACAAGATCGAGCGGTTCCCGCGAACGCACGAGGATCGTGGAGGGACGGATGTCCCGGTGGCGCAGCCCCATCTCGGCGAAGTCCGCGAGGGCTCTGCCGAGCTCGTCGGTCATTTGCCGCAGGTCGTCGGATCTGCCCGCCGCGAAGAATCCCGCGTCGGCGAGGGTGCCTCTCTCGATGTGCTCGAAGACCTCGTAGGCGCGGCCCTCGTGTCGGCCGTTGGCGAAGAGCTCAGGGATGTGGTCTCGCGCCGTCCGCCTGAGCACCTCATGCACCGCAGGATCAGGCTCAGCCCCTTGGGCGTAGAGCGTCAGGAGGGCCCGGCGCCCGCCCGAGGACTCCTCCGCCAGGAACCGCTCCCACGGCCCCTCCGCCGAGGGAACGGGTGCAAGCAACCGCCACCCATCCACCACGCGTGACGCTTCGGTGGGAGGGGAGAGGGCCGGGCTGGGGGGCGTGGAGACTTCCTCCGCGAGGCTTGCACCACATTCGAGGCACAGCTGCTCTCCGGCATCGAGGGCATGCCCATTGGTGCAGCGGAAGACCGCGGGCGGCGCCGCCGGAACCTGGGGCGGGAGCGGGGCGGCCCCGCCTTGGACGCGTATCTCCTCGTCGGAGAGCGGCCAGTGGCAAGGGCCGTGAGCCAGGAGGTTTTCGCAGAGGATCTCCGAGGCTGGACGCTCGGTCCCACACTGCGGACACACGCGGATGAAGGTCTGCGCGGACTGCGTCATGAATGCGTTCTCTCGTCGAGGAGCCTCGCCTCCGTCGTGGAAGCGGTGTGCCCATCCTGGGTCAGCAGCATGGAGAGTCTTCGTAGATCGCCCCGATGGGGAATACCTGCCATCCAGACCGTGCCATCCTCGTCGAAGAGCACGTCGAGTCGCCGATCGCCCTCTCCGAGGGGGCGCTCACAGGCGCGGAATCTCTCCTCTCCGAGCGGGGTGAGGCAGTGCAACCTCTGGTTGTCACTGCCGCGCAAGGCGAGCGTCTGAGGGGTATTCACCTCGAAGGGATCGGAGATGAGAGCGTCGATGAGGCCCGCGCAAGCGCTGAGGTGCGGAGCGAGCGCCTCCCATGAATGACCGGAGTACACGAGGATGTCGCCGTGAGTGGAGGCCCGGAGACTCATGAGGAGCGCACGCAAGGCCTCGGGTTGATCGAAAGGCTCTCCACCACTGATCGTGACGCCGTCGGCTTGAGCGAGCCAGGGAGTGATCGCCTCCATCACGGCGTGCACGGTCGTCCAGCCGCGCTCCGTTGTCCAAGTATCGGCGGAGATACAGCCCGGGCAGCGAATCGAGCAGCCCTGAAGCCAGATGCCGATGCGGGCTCCGGGGCCGAGGGTGTGGACAGGGTAATGGAGCCGCGACAGGGAGAGCTTCATCCGGTCGTTCCAGGAGTGCCGATATCGACGAAGTGGAGCATGGTGGTGCTTCCAAGCTCCACGCCGCGCACTTCGAAAGACTGGCCTTGCGAGGCGTCCGCATCGAAGAGGGCACGGGCGAGTGGGTTGAGCAGGTGCGTCTCGACCTTGTTCCGAATTCCGCGGCCTCCATTGGACAGATCCGCGAGGCAGAGGGACCGTAGCCGCCCGAGGGAGGTGGCATCCAGGCGGACCGAGATTCCCTGCGCCGACGCGATGTCCGACAGCGTGGACTCCACCATGTCGGCGAAGATCTGCTCCGCCACCGCGGGACGGATGAAGTCGAAGACGAGCACGTTGTCTCCGATGCGGTTGAGGATCTCAGGCCGGTTGAGCACGGCCTTGAAGTGGTGCTCGATCTCCGAACGTACCCGTGCCTCGACCTCCGTGAAGCCATCCTCGGGTGTGACGTTGGGCACCCGGCTTCCGTCCGCCTGGAGCCGGTAGATGCCAAGGTTTGACGTGAAGACGATGAAGGCCTCTGAGAAGTAGACGCGGTCTCCGCGACCCGAGGTCAAAACGCCGTCGTCCAGGATCTGGAGGAACTTGTCGAGGATGCGCGGATGCGCCTTCTCGATCTCATCGAAGAGGACCACACTGAAAGGCCGCTCCCGGATGGCATTGGTGAGCTCTCCCCCGACGTCGTAACCGACATAGCCCGGCGGTGCGCCAATGAGGCGCTGGTCGGAGTGCTCCGCGCTGAACTCGGACATGTCGAAGCGAATGTACGCGCCCTGATCTCCGAAGAGCAGGTGGGTGATGGTCTTCGCCAGCTCGGTCTTTCCGACACCTGTGGGGCCCGCGAGGAAGGCCACGCCGCGCGGCCGACCGCCTCGGCGGGGCGCGCCGACGCCCGTCACGGCACGCTTGATGATGTCGAGCATGTGGACGACCGCATGCTCTTGGCCCTTCACACGA
Protein-coding sequences here:
- a CDS encoding alpha/beta fold hydrolase, whose amino-acid sequence is MNSSIQKRNHVHVLGRGQETLIFAHGFGAHQNVWRHQVAAFQDRYRIVLFDHVGCGQSDFNAYDPQRYSSLHTYAADVLELCEELNVSGCTWVGHSFSGMVGLLAASKAPSRFRRLVLVGASPRYLNDPAEDYFGGSEQPQLDAMYATLSSQFDAWVTSLATASIPGRPELIREFSRSLHAMRPDIALSLFRTILQSDHRAELSQLKLPALIVQTAEDFIVPEAVAKYMVRRLPHARWAPLEGVVGHNPHLTVPETLNKVIDAYLASAP
- a CDS encoding transposase yields the protein MAAARLATRQKGARRSGAVLALLDKTGHSFRARVGSTWALVAHAPVLHRVERYRREVTSIVVLTAPLRPGERPHLVARHIEGSVHGSDVVAFLRYLYRRLGGRPVWLVWNWLQAYRAADVKRFLQQHLQDFRVHFLPSYSPDLNPEEQCNASVKKALLNALPENIEELRRQARREFRRLQHCPATLRAYFAHAGLSLNSTSCSSLGRRPPGSSREWRELPEGLRGPRRDRRR
- a CDS encoding winged helix-turn-helix domain-containing protein, translated to MAWQPQRLSAGQKQERRFEAARVLRRGVPQACIARELSVTEAAVSKWAARLRSGGLRALHAHRHLGCPPRLTATQRQQVAATLRAGALAAGFPTERWTLRRIAHVIQRRYGVHYQPNDLGNPLHRLGFSPQRPLTYARERDEALVQAWLRHDWPRVKKGLAEAGQCLPSWTRQVIRFGPA
- a CDS encoding AAA domain-containing protein is translated as MTQSAQTFIRVCPQCGTERPASEILCENLLAHGPCHWPLSDEEIRVQGGAAPLPPQVPAAPPAVFRCTNGHALDAGEQLCLECGASLAEEVSTPPSPALSPPTEASRVVDGWRLLAPVPSAEGPWERFLAEESSGGRRALLTLYAQGAEPDPAVHEVLRRTARDHIPELFANGRHEGRAYEVFEHIERGTLADAGFFAAGRSDDLRQMTDELGRALADFAEMGLRHRDIRPSTILVRSREPLDLVITDFGSARLSDFDLESVAPLRLTRYSAPESIVGAVSAASDWWSLGLILLEQATAGACFTGVDDRAFQLHVVTRGVDVPAELDPSLRLLLRGLLTRDPLKRWSWPQVQAWLAGEPVEASENGAASSEEPQGPTLRLQEKVFSRPELFALAAAEAHNWEEARTFTLRGAVSTWLEERGADPKLRSQVRQLASDEALSEDFRHALVLMAMNPSLPLTWMGDIVTPAWLLMHPEEGYALVTGKVSRHLEQMGREPWLVRMRVRAEAVRERAGLLKIDLDEDRIRVALLASSRANLEAERAALRRLYPDTDHAGLASIVERTRLTDEELILLVSASTQQFNSLGLLVERATELAQRTSVTLDKAEVEAWLVRPRRDVFAEVDARTANFARCGIARVDEWADTFRVERRMPLERAVVLLAVPREAWKEPPKQHYVANLLELFEKRVAGSVQRGPLARFVLGKTTPRVDLAELGTAARPAEALLQHVLGRSDSFVSLDPEPLATGPVEGRMRRLVNHALMFRRDTGIDGRYLGFPFLVMRPTRATSSSAAPRLVPILLWPIALELPAGGRVATLAFDREREEVRLNPAIEGLLDAAEFAKWKTARNELLERPSIGVGEVMDIFGALAVPRARKLTRLPGKDLQLPAGAREIACSAALFNAEFTGQSLSEDLRQMRRMPPAGTGLETALRVSAEPPVSTPLGAVPERERFLTVESDPSQEAAVLRARTAPGLLVEGPPGTGKSQTIVNIVADAIGRGESVLVVCQKQAALRVVEKRLAAEGLKERLFVVVDINRDREPIVRALREQEEAIRKADPAHAAALRKQRAGSAGRIETLEAEVDRHHEALHAVDGVTGLSYRSLLGELVGLEAEGNRVNVPSLRLQLAKLDHETISRLEEVCGPLASLWLGSRYEGSPLGVLSDFPADQGVIDAFLREFKRFVQTETERRDVLAQPHRFDVDDPRPLREWLDQHGRMFEAMPTKLRTQLAEWFELFTPRRDGAIPGVEAIDSLEKEADALGRLDERDHDGALFNVLSALPPGELREWHETAKHATAEASFWGRLNPSRWQRRRRLRAFLVSHGEEPTEPRMAALRQSFALELRLRTSRRAVAEVRESLWLEAHQDPSSLRMLRREVEDLLTLLRPVQTAIAAVRACPRPAEAEEMARSGEMEGYRRLQGAFDAAFTRHAARARSRAALNSLAQWFQEGWIADCERGIAHGRAAPDNLLGIVQELGTLEAFQRFRVRAKGLPPDALAVFAALRGVESALRALPTEALEEQVRRIIRREALLGWKLRMEQARPELLLERQELETRVKKLAECDQQMRELNRQLLAIDFDRSRLGSAAAWDSITRLRGPRMKRLREVLDQGVDLGLMHLRPIWLMNPDVASRLLPLKARLFDLVIYDEASQMPVEHAVPTLFRAGRAVISGDEKQMPPTSFFSSRIDGDEDEEFDGEELDEAATEAERTAHEETWNRREVKDCPDLLQLGRGVLPSTTLQIHYRSKYRELIGYSNAAFYGNRLSVPARHPETEIRRVRPVEVLRVDGVYSEQTNEAEARSVVELLAKLWKAPAEKRPSIGVVTFNRKQADLVEEVLEQRAEKDTEFQHAYQAERDRVQDGEDMGFFVKNVENVQGDERDIIVFSTTFGRDKNKSFRRNFGVLGQAGGERRLNVAVTRARERVILVTSIPVGEVSDMLASRRAPDKPRDYLQAYLDYAQKLSAGELELVRGATERLSTEMGSQRAKKRPPDGFATAVAGYIRKLGHEAVPRDDDDAFGLDFAIVDPRTGLFGIAIECDAPCHELLERARAREIWRPGVLARAIPKVHRVSSHAWYHHPEQEQQRLRDAIQAALG
- a CDS encoding 4Fe-4S single cluster domain-containing protein, coding for MKLSLSRLHYPVHTLGPGARIGIWLQGCSIRCPGCISADTWTTERGWTTVHAVMEAITPWLAQADGVTISGGEPFDQPEALRALLMSLRASTHGDILVYSGHSWEALAPHLSACAGLIDALISDPFEVNTPQTLALRGSDNQRLHCLTPLGEERFRACERPLGEGDRRLDVLFDEDGTVWMAGIPHRGDLRRLSMLLTQDGHTASTTEARLLDERTHS
- a CDS encoding AAA family ATPase, giving the protein MAAERTFEKPRWLRDLLRFLPLKSQFVLSGNVRDLQLFEAGSGVLTPRPMLQVLAAELRFAGFAHVISYDPAAGFKVISLPNEDPSQGTEVMKQLGLQAVNGAAPAGLELFTETLQRIVGRPGEPVALVADFASRMIVRAEAISGPEHQAFTRALVLSHQARSRPHGTPPRPFFNTVLWVVDKEGDLPDWLLIGNPRLRHVPIAKPDHRARRPLAASLLRSLDGYLKADPLAATKALDDFVDQTEGLLLVDLTSIVQLGRTEGLGFAEIADAVRRYKVGVTEDPWRRIDRARIRGATDFIRNRVKGQEHAVVHMLDIIKRAVTGVGAPRRGGRPRGVAFLAGPTGVGKTELAKTITHLLFGDQGAYIRFDMSEFSAEHSDQRLIGAPPGYVGYDVGGELTNAIRERPFSVVLFDEIEKAHPRILDKFLQILDDGVLTSGRGDRVYFSEAFIVFTSNLGIYRLQADGSRVPNVTPEDGFTEVEARVRSEIEHHFKAVLNRPEILNRIGDNVLVFDFIRPAVAEQIFADMVESTLSDIASAQGISVRLDATSLGRLRSLCLADLSNGGRGIRNKVETHLLNPLARALFDADASQGQSFEVRGVELGSTTMLHFVDIGTPGTTG